A region from the Lutra lutra chromosome 1, mLutLut1.2, whole genome shotgun sequence genome encodes:
- the DOCK6 gene encoding dedicator of cytokinesis protein 6 isoform X2, whose product MAAAERRAFAHKINRTVAAEVRKQVSRERSGSPHSSRRSSSSLGVPLTEVIEPLDFEDVLLSRPPDAEPGPLRDLAEFPADDLELLLQPRECRTTEPGIPEDGKLDAQVRAAVEMYTEDWLIAHRRYQHLSAAYSPITTETQRERQKGLTRQVFEQDTSGDERSGPEDSDDPRHSSGSPEDTPRSSGASSIFDLRNLAADSLLPSLLERTAPEDVDRRNEAARRQHRPRALLALYPAPDEDEAVERCSRPEPPREHFGQRILVKCLSLKFEIEIEPIFGILALYDVREKKKISENFYFDLNSDSMKGLLRAHGTHPAISTLARSAIFSVTYPSPDIFLVIKLEKVLQQGDISECCEPYMVMKEVDTAKNKEKLEKLRLAAEQFCTRLGRYRMPFAWTAVHLANIVSSAGPPDRDSDSEGERRPAWTDRRRRGPQDRTSSGDDTCSFSGFRPATLTVTNFFKQEAERLSDEDLFKFLADMRRPSSLLRRLRPVTAQLKIDISPAPENPHFCLSPELLHVKPYPDPRGRPTKEILEFPAREVYAPHTSYRNLLYVYPHCLNFSSRQGSVRNLTVRVQYMAGEDPSQALPVIFGKSSCSEFAREAFTPVVYHNKSPEFYEEFKLRLPACVTENHHLLFTFYHVSCQPRPGTALETPVGFTWIPLLQHGRLRTGPFCLPVSVDQPPPSYSVLTPDVALPGMRWVDGHKGVFSVELTAVSSVHPQDPHLDKFFTLVHVLEEGAFPFRLKDTVLSENTVEQELRASLAALRLASPEPLVAFSHHVLDKLVRLVVRPPIIGGQIVNLGRGAFEAMAHVVSLVHRSLEAAQDARGHCPLLAAYVHYAFRLPGTEPSLPSGAPPVAVQPATLARGPGRPASLYLARSKSISSSNPDLAVAPGSVDDEVSRILASKGIDRSHSWVNSAYAPGGSKAVLRRAPPYCGADPRQAIDRSSSRTSSYLEGSSLAPPATQPRPTVQKLLHEELALQWVVSGSAVREAVLQHAWFFFQLMVKSMALHLLLGQRLDTPRKLRFPGRFLDDITALVGSVGLEVITRVYKDAELAERLNASLAFFLSDLLSLVDRGFIFSLVRAHYKQVSARLQSAPNPALLLTLRMDFTRILCSHEHYVTLNLPCCPLSPPASPSPSVSSTTSQSSTFSSQAPDPKVTSMFELSGPFRQQHFLAGLLLTELALALEPEAEGASLLHKKAISAVHSLLCGHDADPRYAEASVKARVAELYLPLLSLARDTLPRLHDFAEGPGQRSRLASMLDSDTEGEGDIGGTINPSVAMAIAGGPLAPGSRASISQGPVAASRSGCPLSAESSRTLLVCVLWVLKNAEPALLQRWAADLALPQLGRLLDLLYLCLAAFEYKGKKAFERINSLTFKKSLDMKARLEEAILGTIGARQEMVRRSRERSPFGNQENVRWRKSVTHWRQTSDRVDKTKDEMEHEALVDGNLATETSLVVLDTLEIIVQTVMLSEARESILGAVLKVVLYSLGSAQSALFLQHGLATQRALVSKFPELLFEEDTELCADLCLRLLRHCGSRISTIRTHASASLYLLMRQNFEIGNNFARVKMQVTMSLSSLVGTTQSFSEEHLRRSLKTILTYAEEDVGLRDSTFAEQVQDLMFNLHMILTDTVKMKEHQEDPEMLIDLMYRIARGYQGSPDLRLTWLQNMAGKHAELGNHAEAAQCMVHAAALVAEYLALLEDSRYLPVGCVSFQNISSNVLEESAISDDILSPDEEGFCSGKHFTELGLVGLLEQAAAYFTMGGLYEAVNEVYKTLIPILEAHRDYKKLAAVHGKLQEAFTKIMHQSSGWERVFGTYFRVGFYGARFGDLDEQEFVYKEPSITKLAEISHRLEEFYTERFGEDVVEIVKDSNPVDKTKLDPQKAYIQITYVEPHFDTYELKDRVTYFDRNYGLRTFLFCTPFTPDGRAHGELPEQHKRKTLLSTDHAFPYIKTRIRVCHREETVLTPVEVAIEDMQKKTRELAFATEQDPPDAKMLQMVLQGSVGPTVNQGPLEVAQVFLAEIPEDPKLFRHHNKLRLCFKDFCKKCEDALRKNKALIGPDQKEYHRELERNYSRLREALQPLLTQRLPQLLAPTTAGLRNSLNRASFRKTDL is encoded by the exons GACGGTGGCTGCGGAGGTGCGGAAACAGGTGTCGCGGGAGCGCAGCGGCTCTCCCCACTCCAGCCGGCGCAGTAGCAGCTCCCTGGGG GTCCCACTGACTGAAGTCATTGAGCCCCTGGACTTCGAGGATGTGCTCCTGAGCCGGCCACCAGATGCGGAGCCCGGGCCCCTCCGGGACCTGGCTGAGTTTCCAGCTGACGACCTAGAGCTCCTGCTACAGCCCCGGGAATGCCGGACCACGGAGCCTGGGATCCCCGAGGATGG AAAGCTGGATGCCCAGGTGAGGGCCGCGGTGGAGATGTACACGGAGGATTGGCTCATCGCCCACAGGAG GTACCAGCATCTGAGTGCTGCATACAGCCCCATCACCACCGAGACCCAGCGAGAGCGGCAGAAGGGCCTCACCCGCCAGGTCTTTGAACAGGACACTTCGGGGGATGAGAGGTCCGGCCCAGAGGACTCG GATGACCCCCGGCACTCCTCGGGCTCCCCAGAGGACACCCCGCGAAGCAGCGGTGCCTCCAGCATCTTTGACCTGAGGAACTTGGCAGCTGACTCACTGCTACCCTCACTGCTAGAGCGCACGGCCCCTGAGGATGTGGACCGGCGGAATGAGGCTGCGCGGCGGCAGCACCGGCCCCGCGCCCTGCTGGCCCTCTACCCGGCACCTGATGAG GACGAGGCCGTGGAACGCTGCAGCCGCCCGGAGCCGCCCCGTGAACACTTTGGACAGAGGATCCTGGTCAAGTGTCTGTCGCTGAA GTTTGAGATCGAAATTGAGCCCATCTTTGGCATCTTGGCCCTGTACGATGTGCGGGAGAAAAAGAAG ATCTCAGAAAACTTCTACTTTGACCTGAACTCTGACTCCATGAAGGGGCTGCTGCGGGCCCATGGCACCCACCCTGCCATCTCCACCCTGGCCCGCTCTGCCATCTTCTCCGTGACCTACCCTTCACCTGACATCTTCCTGGTCATCAAG CTGGAGAAAGTATTGCAGCAGGGGGACATCAGCGAGTGCTGCGAGCCCTACATGGTGATGAAGGAGGTGGACACGGCCAAG AACAAAGAGAAGCTGGAGAAGCTGCGCCTGGCGGCCGAGCAGTTCTGCACCCGCCTGGGCCGCTACCGCATGCCCTTCGCCTGGACCGCGGTACACCTGGCCAACATCGTGAGCAGTGCGGGGCCGCCGGACCGCGACTCCGACTCCGAGGGCG AGCGCAGACCTGCCTGGACTGACCGCCGCCGGCGTGGACCCCAAGATCGGACAAGTAGTGGGGATGACACCTGCAGCTTCTCCGGATTCCGCCCAGCCACGCTGACTGTCACCAACTTCTTTAAGCAG GAGGCCGAGCGGCTCAGTGATGAGGACCTGTTCAAGTTCCTGGCTGACATGCGGCGCCCGTCTTCTCTCCTGCGGCGCCTGCGGCCCGTGACTG cccagctCAAGATCGACATTTCCCCGGCCCCTGAGAATCCACACTTCTGCCTCTCCCCGGAGCTGCTTCATGTCAAGCCCTACCCAGACCCCAGAGGCCGGCCCACCAAGGAGATCCTGGAGTTCCCTGCCCGTGAGGTCTATGCCCCCCACACGAGCTACAG GAACCTCCTGTACGTGTACCCGCATTGCCTGAACTTCAGCAGCCGTCAGGGCTCCGTGCGCAACCTCACTGTGCGCGTGCAGTACATGGCGGGCGAGGACCCCAGCCAGGCCCTGCCG GTCATCTTTGGCAAGTCCAGCTGTAGTGAGTTCGCCCGCGAGGCCTTCACCCCGGTGGTCTACCACAACAA GTCCCCAGAGTTCTACGAGGAGTTCAAGCTTCGTCTTCCAGCCTGTGTGACCGAGAACCACCACCTGCTGTTCACCTTCTACCATGTCAGCTGCCAGCCCAGGCCGGGCACAGCCCTGGAGACTCCCGTGGGCTTCACT TGGATCCCACTGCTGCAGCACGGCCGCCTGAGGACCGgccccttctgcctccctgtgTCCGTGGACCAGCCCCCACCCAGCTACTCCGTGCTCACACCAGAC GTGGCGCTGCCAGGCATGCGCTGGGTGGACGGCCACAAGGGCGTGTTCAGCGTGGAGCTCACTGCCGTGTCCTCTGTGCACCCACAg GACCCTCACCTGGACAAATTCTTCACTCTGGTGCACGTCCTGGAGGAGGGGGCCTTCCCATTCCGCCTCAAGGACACTGTGCTGAGTGAGAACACCGTGGAGCAGGAGCTGCGGGCCAGCCTAGCAGCCCTGCGCCTCGCCAGCCCTGAGCCCCTTGTTGCCTTCTCCCACCACGTGCTGGACAAGCTTGTCCGTCTAGTCGTGCGGCCTCCAATCATTGGTGGCCAGATCG TGAACTTAGGTCGTGGGGCCTTTGAAGCAATGGCCCATGTGGTCAGCCTTGTCCACCGGAGTCTAGAGGCTGCCCAGGATGCCCGCGGTCACTGCCCGCTGCTGGCTGCCTATGTCCACTATGCCTTCCGACTGCCTGGCACCGAGCCCAGCCTCCCAAGTG GGGCCCCTCCAGTGGCCGTGCAGCCTGCCACGCTGGCCCGTGGCCCTGGCCGCCCCGCCAGCCTCTACCTGGCCCGCTCTAAGAGCATCAGCAGCAGCAACCCTGACCTGGCCGTGGCCCCGGGCTCTGTGGATGACGAGGTCTCCCGCATCCTGGCCAGCAAG GGTATCGACCGCTCACACTCCTGGGTGAATTCTGCTTATGCTCCAGGAGGCAGCAAGGCTGTGCTGCGACGGGCACCTCCTTATTGCGGGGCCGACCCCAGACAG GCCATCGACCGCAGCTCTAGCCGAACCTCTTCCTACCTCGAGGGCTCCTCCTTGGCCCCACCAGCCACCCAGCCGAGACCCACTGTGCAGAAG ctgctgCACGAGGAGCTGGCCCTGCAGTGGGTGGTCAGCGGCAGTGCCGTGCGAGAGGCCGTCCTGCAGCATGCCTGGTTCTTCTTCCAGCTGATG GTGAAAAGCATGGCGCTGCACCTGCTTCTGGGCCAGCGGCTGGACACGCCCCGCAAGCTTCGCTTCCCTGGGCGTTTCCTAGACGACATCACGGCCCTCGTGGGCTCTGTGGGCCTGGAAGTCATCACCCGGGTGTACAAG GACGCAGAGCTGGCCGAGCGCCTGAACGCCAGCCTGGCCTTCTTCCTCAGCGATCTGCTGTCCCTGGTGGACCGCGGCTTCATCTTCAGCCTGGTCCGGGCCCACTACAAGCAG gtgTCCGCACGGCTGCAGTCAGCCCCCAACCCTGCGTTGTTGCTGACGCTACGCATGGACTTCACCCGCATCCTGTGCAGCCACGAGCACTACGTGACCCTCAAcctcccctgctgccccctgTCGCCCCCGGCGTCGCCCTCGCCCTCTGTATCCTCCACCACCTCCCAG AGCTCCACCTTCTCCAGCCAGGCCCCGGACCCCAAGGTAACCAGCATGTTCGAGCTGAGTGGGCCGTTCCGACAGCAGCACTTCCTGGCTGGGCTCCTGCTGACAGAATTGGCGCTGGCCCTGGAGCCCGAGGCCGAGGG gGCATCCCTGCTGCACAAGAAGGCCATCAGCGCGGTGCACAGCCTGCTCTGTGGCCATGACGCCGACCCCCGCTATGCTGAGGCTTCTGTGAAGGCCCGTGTGGCCGAGCTGTACCTGCCACTGCTGTCACTCGCACGGGATACGCTGCCACGCCTGCACGATTTTGCTG agGGCCCAGGTCAACGGTCAAGACTGGCCTCCATGCTCGACTCAGacacagaaggggaaggagacatCGGAGGCACCATCAACCCCTCAGTGGCCATGGCCATCGCTGGTGGGCCCCTAGCCCCCGGCTCCCGGGCCAGCATCTCCCAGGGTCCAGTGGCA GCTTCTCGCTCAGGCTGTCCCCTCTCTGCCGAGTCCAGCCGGACCTTACTGGTGTGTGTGCTCTGGGTACTGAAGAACGCCGAGCCAGCCCTCCTGCAGCGCTGGGCCGCTGACCTTGCCCTCCCTCAGCTAGGTCGCCTCTTGGACTTGCTTTACCTTTGCCTGGCTGCCTTTGAATACAAG GGGAAAAAGGCCTTTGAGCGCATCAACAGCCTCACCTTTAAGAAGTCACTGGACATGAAGGCTCGTCTGGAGGAAGCCATCCTGGGCACCATTGGGGCACGACAGGAGATGGTCCGGCGGAGTCGTG AGAGGAGCCCGTTTGGAAATCAGGAGAACGTACGCTGGCGGAAGAGCGTCACGCACTGGAGACAGACCTCGGACCGTGTGGACAA GACCAAGGATGAGATGGAACATGAGGCCTTGGTGGATGGGAACCTGGCAACTGAGACCAGCCTGGTGGTTTTAGATACACTGGAGATCATCGTGCAG ACAGTGATGCTGTCGGAGGCCCGGGAGAGCATCTTGGGGGCCGTCCTGAAGGTTGTGCTGTATAGTCTGGGCAGTGCCCAGAGCGCCCTCTTCCTGCAGCACGGCTTGGCCACACAGCGAGCCCTGGTGTCCAAG TTCCCAGAGCTGCTGTTCGAGGAGGACACTGAGCTGTGCGCTGACCTCTGCCTGAGGCTCCTGCGACACTGTGGCAGCCGCATCAGCACCATCCGCACGCACGCCAGCGCCTCGCTCTACCTCCTCATGCGCCAGAATTTCGAGATCGGCAAC AACTTTGCCCGTGTGAAGATGCAAGTGACCATGTCGCTGTCGTCCCTAGTGGGGACGACGCAGAGCTTCAGCGAAGAGCACCTGAGACGGTCACTCAAGACCATCCTCACCTATGCCGAGGAGGATGTGGGGCTGCGGGACAGCACCTTCGCCGAGCAG GTCCAGGACCTGATGTTCAACTTGCACATGATCCTGACGGACACAGTAAAGATGAAGGAGCATCAGGAGGACCCGGAGATGCTCATTGATCTCATGTACAG GATTGCCCGCGGCTACCAGGGCTCCCCCGACCTGCGGCTGACATGGTTGCAGAACATGGCGGGGAAGCACGCAGAGCTGGGCAACCACGCGGAGGCCGCCCAGTGCATGGTGCACGCCGCCGCTCTGGTGGCCGAGTACCTCGCCCTGCTGGAGGACAGCCGCTACCTGCCTGTGGGCTGCGTTTCCTTCCAG AATATCTCATCCAACGTGCTGGAGGAGTCTGCCATCTCCGACGACATCCTGTCGCCCGACGAGGAGGGCTTCTGCTCCGGGAAGCACTTCACAGAGCTGGGGCTGGTGGGTCTGCTAGAGCAGGCGGCCGCCTACTTCACCATG GGCGGGCTCTACGAGGCAGTGAACGAGGTCTACAAGACCCTTATCCCCATCCTGGAAGCCCACCGAGACTACAAGAAGCTGGCTGCCGTGCATGGCAAACTGCAGGAGGCCTTCACCAAGATCATGCACCAG AGCTCTGGCTGGGAG CGCGTGTTCGGGACGTACTTCCGCGTGGGCTTCTATGGTGCCCGCTTCGGCGACCTGGATGAGCAGGAGTTTGTGTATAAGGAGCCATCCATCACCAAGCTGGCTGAGATCTCGCACCGGCTGGAG GAGTTCTACACAGAGAGGTTTGGGGAGGACGTGGTCGAGATTGTCAAAGATTCGAACCCCGTGGACAAGACCAAGCTTGACCCACAGAAG GCCTACATCCAGATCACTTACGTGGAACCGCACTTCGACACCTACGAGCTCAAGGACCGGGTGACCTACTTCGACCGCAACTACGGGCTGCGCACCTTCCTGTTCTGCACGCCCTTCACACCCGACGGCCGTGCACATGGGGAGCTGCCGGAACAGCACAAACGCAAGACCCTGCTCAGCACGGACCACGCCTTCCCCTACATCAAGACGCGAATCCGCGTGTGccaccgggaggag ACGGTGCTGACACCGGTGGAGGTGGCCATCGAGGACATGCAGAAGAAGACACGGGAGCTGGCTTTTGCCACCGAGCAGGACCCGCCCGATGCCAAGATGCTACAGATGGTGCTACAGGGCTCTGTGGGGCCCACGGTGAACCAG GGTCCCCTGGAGGTGGCCCAGGTATTTTTGGCAGAGATCCCAGAAGACCCCAAACTCTTCAGGCATCACAACAAGCTGCGGCTCTGTTTCAAGGACTTCTGCAAGAA GTGCGAGGATGCCCTGCGGAAGAACAAGGCCCTGATAGGACCCGACCAGAAGGAGTACCACCGGGAGCTAGAGCGGAATTATTCCCGCCTGCGGGAGGCTCTGCAGCCGCTGCTCACCCAGCGCCTGCCCCAGCTGCTGGCGCCCACCACTGCGGGCCTCAG GAACTCCTTGAACAGAGCAAGTTTCCGGAAGACCGACCTCTGA